In one window of Helianthus annuus cultivar XRQ/B chromosome 17, HanXRQr2.0-SUNRISE, whole genome shotgun sequence DNA:
- the LOC110925233 gene encoding uncharacterized protein LOC110925233 produces the protein MSSPASIKEMQRLAGRLAALNRFLENHAAKSYPFISTLRNCVKKRQFQWTLEAEKAFQQMKECLIQLPTLTALRKDEPLILYLSAAEVAVGTVLMVDKDGVQTPIHYISKMLTRLETRYSIMGKLVLALVYASRRLRRYFSGHVITVQLFSKPDVADRLAKRAIELGRYNIFYKPRPAIKGQVLADFITEVPVEKIQECEAIQNPTPVFDDRVWILHTDGALNDDGAGAGLRVVRPDNYELTYTIRLDFKSTNNKAEYEAFLTGLRLALKMGAKNLEAHVDSKLEAEQINSRYDAKGEAMALYLEYARILINQFQTFKIIHINKSENKHADALSKLAATSFKHLAKEVRIEVLSNPSVPLRHVNVIEVGNPSWMSPIIMYLQHGTFPEGKTEARKIQHKALNYEMADGILYRKSYMGPLLRCVDKHDAQYLVWEIHEGLCGIHAGPRMVVAKIMSAGYYWPDMHLDTVELLRKSTSCQRHAPKTLHAKKPSGPSNCSMALPAMGHRPSRSLPRRAWRSKIYSSSGGLLC, from the coding sequence ATGTCGTCACCAGCATCCATCAAAGAGATGCAACGCCTGGCCGGTCGGTTAGCGGCGCTCAACAGGTTTCTGGAAAACCATGCTGCGAAATCATATCCATTCATCAGTACGTTACGCAACTGCGTAAAAAAGCGCCAGTTTCAATGGACCCTAGAAGCGGAAAAAGCTTTCCAACAAATGAAAGAATGCCTAATTCAACTACCGACCTTAACAGCTCTGCGAAAAGACGAACCATTAATCTTATACCTCTCCGCAGCAGAAGTAGCAGTCGGCACAGTATTAATGGTTGACAAGGACGGAGTTCAAACTCCAATACACTACATCAGCAAAATGCTAACTCGTCTAGAAACGCGCTATTCCATCATGGGGAAACTTGTCCTCGCACTGGTTTACGCATCACGCAGGTTGCGACGGTATTTTTCTGGTCACGTTATCACTGTGCAACTCTTCTCCAAACCAGACGTTGCGGACAGGTTAGCCAAACGGGCTATCGAGCTAGGCAGATATAACATCTTTTATAAACCGCGCCCAGCTATCAAGGGACAAGTCCTAGCAGACTTTATTACTGAAGTTCCCGTCGAAAAAATCCAGGAATGCGAAGCTATACAAAATCCTACCCCAGTCTTCGATGACAGGGTCTGGATTTTACATACAGATGGCGCTTTAAATGATGATGGCGCAGGAGCAGGCCTCCGAGTGGTTAGGCCCGATAATTACGAACTTACATACACCATTCGGCTAGATTTCAAGAGTACTAACAACAAAGCGGAATACGAGGCGTTCCTCACAGGTCTCCGCCTGGCACTCAAAATGGGAGCAAAAAATCTTGAAGCACATGTCGATTCCAAGTTAGAGGCGGAGCAAATCAATAGTCGTTATGACGCAAAAGGTGAAGCAATGGCCTTATATCTCGAATATGCAAGAATTCTGATCAACCAGTTTCAGACCTTCAAAATAATCCACATCAACAAAAGCGAGAACAAGCACGCAGATGCTCTAAGTAAGCTAGCCGCTACAAGCTTCAAGCACCTCGCAAAGGAAGTCCGCATTGAGGTTCTTTCAAATCCATCCGTTCCTCTAAGACATGTAAACGTAATAGAAGTTGGGAATCCATCTTGGATGTCCCCAATCATTATGTACTTACAACATGGAACTTTCCCAGAAGGGAAAACAGAAGCAAGAAAAATTCAGCACAAGGCGTTAAATTATGAGATGGCAGATGGCATCTTATATCGCAAGTCTTACATGGGTCCTCTCTTAAGATGTGTAGACAAGCACGACGCGCAGTATTTGGTCTGGGAAATTCATGAAGGACTATGTGGAATCCATGCAGGCCCACGCATGGTAGTAGCAAAAATCATGAGTGCGGGCTATTACTGGCCTGACATGCATTTAGACACTGTAGAACTCTTGCGCAAGAGCACGTCATgccaacgtcatgctccaaagaCACTCCACGCAAAAAAACCTTCGGGTCCCAGTAACTGCAGCATGGCCCTTCCAGCAATGGGGCATCGACCTAGTAGGTCCCTTCCCCGACGCGCCTGGCGCAGTAAAATTTATAGTAGTAGCGGTGGATTACTTTGCTAA